The Brassica napus cultivar Da-Ae chromosome C7, Da-Ae, whole genome shotgun sequence genome has a segment encoding these proteins:
- the LOC111197727 gene encoding heat stress transcription factor A-4a: MDESSHGGSSSTSLPPFLTKTYEMVDDSSSDSIVSWSQSNKSFIVWNPPEFSRDLLPKFFKHNNFSSFIRQLNTYGFRKADPEQWEFANDDFVRGQPHLMKNIHRRKPVHSHSLPNLQSQQNPLTDSERQRMNSQIERLTTEKQVLLEELHKHEEERELFEQQVKKLKDQLHHMEKRQRTMVSSVSQVLEKPELALNLSPCLPEANERKRRFPRVGLETMLEENHQTCGAVREEGSTSTSSHDATECQVERLESSIAIWENLVSDSCESMAQQSTRNMMTLDVDESSTCPESPPLSCIQLSIDIRLKSPPSPRTIDMNSEPDVSKEQNVVPPDPSPPAVGANDVFWQQLLTENPGSTEQREVQSEKAEDRSEKCWWNSRNVNTITEQLGHLTS; encoded by the exons ATGGATGAGAGTAGCCATGGAGGTTCATCATCAACCTCACTCCCACCTTTCCTCACCAAAACGTACGAGATGGTCGACGATTCCTCATCGGATTCAATCGTCTCGTGGAGTCAGAGCAACAAGAGTTTCATCGTCTGGAATCCTCCAGAGTTCTCCAGAGACCTCCTTCCAAAATTCTTCAAACACAACAACTTCTCAAGCTTTATCCGACAGCTTAACACTTAC ggTTTTAGAAAAGCTGATCCAGAGCAATGGGAGTTTGCTAATGACGATTTCGTGAGAGGCCAACCTCATCTTATGAAGAACATTCATAGACGCAAACCTGTTCACAGCCACTCTCTACCTAATCTCCAATCTCAGCAAAACCCTTTGACCGATTCGGAGCGGCAGAGAATGAACAGTCAGATCGAGAGACTGACTACGGAGAAACAAGTGTTGCTTGAAGAGTTACATAAACACGAGGAGGAACGAGAGTTGTTTGAGCAGCAAGTTAAGAAACTCAAAGACCAGTTACATCACATGGAGAAGCGTCAGAGGACAATGGTTTCGTCTGTCTCTCAGGTACTTGAGAAGCCAGAGCTTGCTCTGAATCTATCTCCGTGTCTGCCCGAAGCAAACGAGAGGAAAAGAAGGTTCCCTAGGGTTGGATTAGAGACGATGTTGGAGGAGAACCACCAGACATGTGGTGCTGTGAGAGAGGAAGGTTCCACGAGCACTTCTTCACACGATGCAACGGAGTGTCAGGTGGAACGGTTGGAGTCATCGATAGCGATTTGGGAGAATCTTGTGTCGGATTCTTGCGAGAGTATGGCACAACAATCAACGAGAAACATGATGACACTTGATGTGGATGAATCATCTACTTGTCCTGAAAGCCCTCCTCTTTCTTGCATTCAGCTAAGTATCGATATACGTCTTAAATCTCCTCCTTCTCCAAGGACCATCGACATGAACTCTGAGCCTGATGTTTCAAAAGAACAGAACGTTGTTCCTCCTGATCCTTCTCCTCCAGCAGTTGGAGCAAATGACGTCTTCTGGCAGCAGCTTTTGACAGAGAACCCTGGCTCAACCGAGCAACGGGAAGTTCAGTCAGAGAAAGCTGAAGATCGGAGTGAGAAATGTTGGTGGAACTCGAGGAATGTAAATACAATTACAGAGCAGCTTGGACATCTGACTTCTTGA
- the LOC111208298 gene encoding BES1/BZR1 homolog protein 3-like, protein MTSGTRTPTWKERENNKRRERRRRAIAAKIFAGLRIHGNFKLPKHCDNNEVLKALCNEAGWTVEDDGTTYRKGCKPTDRMELMNGSTSASPCSSYQPSPRGSYNPSPSSSSFPSPTNPFGDANSLIPWLKNLSSKSPSKLPFFNGNSISAPVTPPLARSPTYDQVTIPDSGWLSGMQTPQSGPSSPTFSLVSRNPFFDKEAFKMGDSSSPMWTPGQSGNCSPAIPAGVDQNSDVPMADGMAAEFAFGMVKPWEGERIHGECVSDDLELTLGNSRTR, encoded by the exons ATGACTTCGGGGACTAGAACGCCGACgtggaaagagagagagaacaacAAACGGCGAGAGCGGCGGAGACGTGCGATTGCGGCAAAGATATTCGCGGGGCTTAGGATACATGGGAACTTCAAGCTACCTAAACACTGCGATAACAACGAAGTTCTTAAAGCTTTATGCAACGAAGCTGGTTGGACCGTCGAAGACGACGGAACTACTTACCGGAAG GGATGCAAACCAACGGATCGAATGGAACTCATGAATGGTTCCACTTCAGCGAGTCCATGCTCATCGTACCAACCTAGCCCTCGTGGATCCTACAATCCAAGCCCTTCATCTTCCTCATTCCCTAGTCCTACAAACCCATttggtgatgctaactcactTATCCCTTGGCTCAAAAACCTCTCTTCAAAGTCACCTTCCAAGCTTCCTTTCTTCAATGGAAACTCTATAAGCGCTCCCGTGACTCCACCATTGGCTCGAAGCCCTACTTATGATCAAGTTACAATCCCTGACTCTGGATGGCTCTCTGGAATGCAAACCCCACAGAGCGGACCATCTTCTCCTACTTTCAGCTTGGTTTCGAGAAACCCATTTTTCGACAAAGAGGCTTTTAAAATGGGAGATAGTAGTTCACCAATGTGGACTCCTGGACAAAGTGGAAACTGCTCTCCAGCTATTCCTGCTGGTGTTGATCAAAATTCTGATGTACCAATGGCTGATGGAATGGCGGCAGAGTTTGCGTTTGGAATGGTGAAGCCTTGGGAAGGAGAAAGGATACATGGAGAATGCGTTTCAGATGATTTAGAACTTACACTTGGAAACTCAAGAACCAGATGA